The Haloplanus sp. GDY1 genomic sequence CCTCGAACGCCTGTTCGAGGCGGGACTCATTCCGGGGGGCGACGAGGTAGCGGCCCTGGAGTACGTCGCCCGCTACGCCGACGCCGACTACGAGACGGTCGTCTTCGACACGGCGCCGACGGGGCACACGCTCCGCCTGCTTGACCTGCCGGCCGTGCTCTCCGAGACGCTGGGCGTCGCGGGCGACGTGCAGCGGCGGGTGCGGCGGACCGCCCGCGCGGCACGGAGCGTGGTCCTCGGCCCGGCCGCCTACTGGGGTGGCGGTGACGACGAGGACGCCGTGACGGCCCTCCGCGACCGGGTCGCCCGCGTGGGGGCGCTCCTCCGCGATCCCGACCGCACCCGGTTCCGGGTCGTTCTCACGCCGGAGCGGATGGCCATCGCGGAGACCGAACGGCTGGTCGCCCGTCTCCGGGAGGCCGCGGTGCCGGTCGACGCACTCGTCGTCAATCGGCTCTTTGCGAACCCCGAGAACTGCGACTGCGACCGGTGTCGACGGGACGAGTGCCGACACGCCGAGCGCCTCGCGGCCGTCGAGGCGGACTTCGATCACCCCGTCAGGCGCGTGCCGGAACTGGACGCCGAGGCCGAGGGTCTCGACGCCCTCGGAGCGGTCGGCGAGTCGCTCGTCTAGTCCAGTCGGTCCCGCGCCGCGGCGACGAGCAGCGGCAGGGTGATCGTGGCGTCGCCGAGGACGGTGACGTTCTGCGCGGACTTCTCCAACTTCCCCCAGGACCGCGCCTCGTCGAGGGTCGCCCCGGAGAGGCCGCCGGTCGAGGCGGGGTCGGTCGTGAGCTGGACGCCGTAGTCGTACGCCTCCGGCACCGTGAGCATCGTCTGCAGGACGAAGTTCTTGGGCACGCCGCCGCCGACGACGGTGGCGCCGGTCCGCTCGGCGTCGAACGCCACGTCGGTGACGTTCGTCAGGTCGGCGAGGGCGTCCAGCGTGAACTCCGAGACCTGCGAGTGCATCCACGCCTGGATGCCGAGCACGGAGTCCTGGATCGCGGGGACGAAGACGGGCACGTCGTTCTCGTAGGCCGCGGCGGCGATGCCGGCGTCCTCGTCGACGTCGGCGTTGGCCGCGGCGTTCGCGCGGCCGAGTTCCCGCGTGAACTCGCTGATGGCGACCGGCCCCTCGAACGCCGGGAAGACGTGCTCGCGGAGGTGGTTCTCGAACAGCGTGAAGTGTTCCTGCGGGAGGTAGACGTTGTAGATGCGGTCGACGCCCTCGTCGCGCAGCCGTTCGTCGTGGTCGCGCTCCTGCCCCTCCGGCCCGGTTCGGCCGTGGTGGTGTTTGCCGCCGATGGCCTCGATGCTGTCGTGGGTGAGGTTCGCGCCCGTCGTGACGAGGACGTCGATGTGGCCGTCACGGATCAGGTCGGTCACCACCTGCCGCATTCCGCCGGGCACCATCGCGCCCGCGAGGCCGAAGAAGTTGGTCACGTCGTCGCGAGCCAGCATCTCGGCGTAGACGTCCACCGCACGCCCCATCTTCGCCGCGCCGATGCCCGCCTTGCCGTACTCCGCCGCGAGGTCGCCGGCGGTCATGCCCGCCCGCACCGCGGCGTGGCCGATGGGGTCCTCGTGGAACTCCTCGCGTGGCACCTCGCCGTCGGCGTCGTCGTCGGTCATTACTCCCTATCCGCGTCCGAGCGGTTTCAACGGCGCGATCCGTCGCGGACTCGCCGCCGCGCTCAGAGCCCCGTCGGATGCTCGACGTACGTCGTCTCGACGCCCCACTCCTCGATCAGGTCGCCCAGTCGTCGGACGCCGAACGTCTCGGTGGCGTAGTGGCCCGCGAGGAAGACGTTCAGCCCCCGGTCCCGGGCCTCGTGGTAGGCCTGCTGTTTCCCCTCGCCCGTCACCAGCGCGTCGAGGCC encodes the following:
- a CDS encoding deoxyhypusine synthase, which translates into the protein MTDDDADGEVPREEFHEDPIGHAAVRAGMTAGDLAAEYGKAGIGAAKMGRAVDVYAEMLARDDVTNFFGLAGAMVPGGMRQVVTDLIRDGHIDVLVTTGANLTHDSIEAIGGKHHHGRTGPEGQERDHDERLRDEGVDRIYNVYLPQEHFTLFENHLREHVFPAFEGPVAISEFTRELGRANAAANADVDEDAGIAAAAYENDVPVFVPAIQDSVLGIQAWMHSQVSEFTLDALADLTNVTDVAFDAERTGATVVGGGVPKNFVLQTMLTVPEAYDYGVQLTTDPASTGGLSGATLDEARSWGKLEKSAQNVTVLGDATITLPLLVAAARDRLD
- a CDS encoding ArsA family ATPase — translated: MTDDASDVVLYGGKGGVGKTTCAAAHGLALARSGVETLVVSTDPAHSLGDAFGRDLGADPTEIEGSLSALEVDPETGQDAYRGVVEALAAEFRDAGLRLDDGDLERLFEAGLIPGGDEVAALEYVARYADADYETVVFDTAPTGHTLRLLDLPAVLSETLGVAGDVQRRVRRTARAARSVVLGPAAYWGGGDDEDAVTALRDRVARVGALLRDPDRTRFRVVLTPERMAIAETERLVARLREAAVPVDALVVNRLFANPENCDCDRCRRDECRHAERLAAVEADFDHPVRRVPELDAEAEGLDALGAVGESLV